In the Flagellimonas sp. MMG031 genome, one interval contains:
- a CDS encoding glycoside hydrolase family 16 protein — translation MRSFIFLLLSLGLLGQDVPTIKKSTHQNTFDNLVFVDEFEGDGRPDPSKWHHQVIPPNNGSWHNDELQHYTNREENSIVNKGTLKIRALKEPYAYQGSQKKYTSARMNAKFAFTYGRVEVRAKLPRSAGTWPAIWTLGANVDETGNYFDDQYGSVGWPLSGEIDIMEQTGWDKDSTISHFHWGDLNTKVYKEIGGETKVANASSEFHVYAMEWSSESIKTYVDDTLVYELPNSNDKPFNHPHYLILNIAMGGNLGGEVPADFTEGTLEIDYVRIYQ, via the coding sequence TTGAGAAGTTTCATTTTTCTTTTACTAAGCCTTGGCCTTCTTGGTCAAGATGTTCCAACCATTAAAAAAAGCACGCATCAAAACACTTTTGATAACTTGGTGTTTGTTGATGAATTCGAGGGGGATGGAAGGCCCGACCCTAGCAAATGGCACCATCAAGTGATACCCCCGAATAATGGAAGTTGGCACAATGATGAACTACAACATTATACCAACAGGGAAGAAAACTCCATTGTCAACAAAGGCACCCTCAAAATAAGGGCGCTTAAGGAACCTTATGCATATCAAGGAAGTCAAAAGAAATATACTTCGGCCCGGATGAACGCAAAATTTGCCTTTACGTATGGACGTGTGGAGGTACGGGCCAAATTACCCAGATCGGCCGGGACTTGGCCAGCCATTTGGACGCTGGGCGCCAATGTGGACGAAACCGGAAATTACTTCGATGACCAGTATGGCAGTGTGGGATGGCCACTTTCTGGAGAAATCGATATTATGGAGCAAACCGGTTGGGACAAAGACAGTACTATTTCCCATTTCCATTGGGGCGACTTGAACACAAAGGTCTACAAAGAAATTGGAGGAGAAACAAAAGTAGCGAATGCTTCTTCCGAATTCCATGTGTATGCCATGGAGTGGAGCAGTGAGAGCATCAAAACTTATGTGGACGATACGTTGGTATACGAATTGCCCAATTCCAATGACAAACCGTTCAACCATCCGCACTATTTGATTCTGAACATTGCCATGGGCGGTAACCTTGGTGGGGAAGTCCCAGCAGATTTTACCGAAGGGACCCTCGAAATCGATTATGTGAGAATCTATCAGTAA
- a CDS encoding Crp/Fnr family transcriptional regulator: MKQYEGILENIGKHVTLTKEETEKFIGIIRTTKVKKRQFIDQPNYVCQYRNYVVKGAFRSYIIDDEGKEHTVQIALEDWFVSDFYSYITQTPATLFVEALEDSTILQMTYDDIEGLCKEIHALSEYFRITTERAFAFSRKRALSNLSLTAEERYLELLNRYPNMIKRVPQKVIASYLGFTPEFLSKIRRDLASKS, encoded by the coding sequence TTGAAACAATACGAAGGCATATTAGAAAACATTGGTAAACACGTTACTCTTACCAAAGAGGAAACGGAAAAATTTATTGGCATAATCCGAACTACGAAAGTCAAAAAACGACAGTTTATTGACCAACCGAATTACGTTTGTCAATACCGAAACTACGTTGTGAAAGGAGCATTTCGTTCTTATATTATAGATGACGAAGGCAAAGAACACACCGTTCAAATTGCACTTGAGGATTGGTTTGTAAGTGATTTTTACAGCTACATAACACAGACACCCGCAACCCTTTTTGTAGAAGCTTTAGAAGATTCAACCATACTTCAAATGACCTATGACGATATAGAAGGACTTTGCAAAGAAATCCACGCCTTGAGCGAATATTTTAGAATTACAACGGAGAGAGCATTTGCTTTTTCAAGAAAGCGTGCATTATCCAATTTGAGCTTAACAGCAGAAGAACGCTACTTGGAATTACTCAATCGCTATCCAAATATGATTAAGCGTGTACCGCAAAAAGTGATCGCTTCATATTTAGGCTTTACACCCGAATTTCTTTCTAAGATAAGGAGAGACCTCGCTTCAAAATCTTAA
- a CDS encoding tyrosine-type recombinase/integrase yields MASIKIVRRKNKERKDGSAPLALRVSDNYRTSYRFLGQYILEKDWDKTASTVKRSHPNYKKLNNFLMKKLIEANDIYFDLKKESLTPKQALQKLKGVEGEKPFFVLAAERIKDKYDRGTISVAKAEMSILFNIDEFLNLKRSLKKDEIIEGIKRRRKKRISDGRKSETDFYDSVLYFKNKPLLRFQDINERFLERFKNFCTIYLGHKERTITNQLIFIRTLFNVAIRDDIVPSKYYPFAGDKEKIRIGSGHKIGLTIKEVESIEQLELEPGTSIWHTRNVWLMSFYFAGIRISDVVQIKWSDFKDNRLFYVMNKNSKPVSLKIPYKAQAILNLYTNDKELNNGYVFPFLKDVNPKDTKAVFVKTRNATKLFNKYLRRIARLCEIDKPLSNHIARHTFGNIAGDKIHPLMLQKLYRHSDLKTTLNYQANFIHKEADEALDSVINF; encoded by the coding sequence ATGGCCAGTATTAAGATTGTTCGGCGGAAAAATAAGGAAAGAAAGGACGGTTCAGCACCACTTGCATTGCGAGTAAGCGATAATTACAGAACAAGTTATCGGTTTTTGGGCCAGTATATTCTTGAAAAAGATTGGGATAAAACTGCTTCTACGGTCAAAAGGTCACATCCCAATTATAAAAAGTTGAACAACTTTCTTATGAAAAAGTTGATAGAGGCCAATGATATTTATTTTGATTTGAAGAAAGAAAGCCTAACTCCAAAACAAGCCCTGCAAAAGTTGAAAGGAGTGGAAGGGGAAAAACCTTTTTTTGTGCTAGCTGCTGAACGTATAAAGGATAAATACGATAGGGGAACCATTTCTGTTGCCAAGGCTGAAATGTCAATTCTTTTCAATATCGATGAATTTTTAAACCTTAAACGTTCCTTGAAGAAAGATGAAATCATTGAGGGTATCAAAAGACGGAGAAAAAAACGCATAAGTGATGGACGCAAATCGGAAACCGACTTTTATGATTCGGTACTTTATTTCAAAAACAAACCGTTACTTAGATTTCAAGATATCAATGAACGTTTTCTTGAAAGGTTCAAGAATTTTTGTACTATTTATTTAGGGCATAAAGAACGAACCATAACCAATCAACTTATCTTCATCCGTACTTTGTTCAACGTGGCTATAAGAGACGACATAGTTCCATCTAAATATTACCCCTTTGCTGGTGACAAGGAAAAAATAAGGATTGGCTCAGGTCATAAAATCGGTCTTACGATCAAAGAAGTTGAAAGCATCGAACAATTGGAATTAGAACCAGGAACTTCTATTTGGCACACCCGAAATGTATGGTTAATGTCTTTTTATTTTGCCGGAATACGTATTTCAGATGTTGTGCAGATTAAATGGAGTGATTTCAAAGATAATCGCTTGTTCTATGTAATGAACAAGAACTCTAAACCGGTAAGTTTAAAAATCCCATATAAAGCGCAGGCCATTTTGAATTTATATACGAATGACAAAGAATTGAATAATGGCTATGTGTTTCCCTTTCTAAAGGATGTCAATCCCAAAGACACCAAAGCGGTTTTTGTAAAAACAAGAAATGCTACAAAGCTTTTCAATAAATACCTTCGAAGAATCGCTAGACTTTGCGAAATAGACAAACCCCTTTCAAATCATATTGCACGTCACACTTTTGGGAATATTGCCGGAGACAAGATTCATCCCTTAATGCTTCAAAAACTCTATCGCCACAGCGATTTAAAAACTACTTTGAACTATCAAGCGAATTTTATCCATAAGGAAGCTGATGAGGCATTGGATAGTGTAATAAATTTTTAA
- a CDS encoding DoxX family protein has translation MNTTKIVYWISTGLMCLIFLYSAGMYLLNFKQVSLFFDHLGFPSWLIYPLAIAKVLGVAIILIRRPIFLKELAYAGFFYDVLLAMAAHILAKDGAYLMAILAFLFIAVSWYTDRKVFIKKN, from the coding sequence ATGAATACAACAAAAATAGTTTATTGGATTTCTACTGGATTGATGTGCCTTATCTTTTTATATAGTGCGGGCATGTATTTATTAAACTTTAAGCAAGTTAGCCTATTCTTTGACCATTTGGGCTTTCCAAGTTGGCTAATTTATCCTTTAGCTATTGCCAAGGTATTGGGTGTTGCCATTATTCTTATTCGTAGACCTATATTTTTAAAAGAATTGGCATATGCTGGCTTCTTTTATGACGTCCTCTTGGCAATGGCAGCACATATTTTAGCTAAAGACGGTGCTTACTTGATGGCAATTCTGGCATTCCTTTTTATTGCTGTTTCTTGGTATACTGACCGAAAAGTTTTTATAAAGAAAAACTAA
- a CDS encoding TolC family protein, with protein sequence MRSFFYRLPLILLFFGSLAYAQEEVLTKEEAIDLVLENNLDIQVARNTKTIDENNAGILNSGYLPTVSGNASGSIDKQNSEGILANGDVRSAEGAETRRYSAAVNVNYTLFDGLGRYYNYKSFQERSEQSELEVRQTIETTILQLFTVYYEAARLTENTNTLEQALEISKDRLKRAQYQFEFGQNTGLDVLNAEVDINTDSINLLNSRQQLRNTMRDLNLILNRDLSAQFEADTTVTFVPGLQMENMYNEAQMNNVRLQIAEKNINMGRYDIRVARSGFLPTIGLTGTYGWNESNNNSPLAFVLQNTSTGVTGAINLTWNLFDGGTTITGIKNAKIAYQNQEIAKKQIQLEVERDIRNAWDSYTNALYVLEVQEKNLQTNQNNFKRTDERYKLGQVTSIEFRQAQLNLLNAELAKSQAKYNAKLAELQMLQVSGQLLNVEF encoded by the coding sequence ATGAGAAGCTTTTTTTATAGACTACCCTTGATTTTATTGTTTTTTGGTTCATTGGCCTACGCCCAAGAAGAGGTGTTGACCAAGGAGGAGGCCATTGATTTGGTATTGGAAAACAACTTGGACATTCAGGTGGCCCGAAATACCAAAACCATCGATGAGAACAATGCGGGTATCCTAAATTCAGGTTATCTGCCCACAGTTTCCGGCAATGCCAGCGGAAGTATCGACAAGCAGAACTCCGAAGGTATCTTGGCCAACGGTGATGTAAGGAGTGCAGAAGGAGCCGAGACGCGCAGGTACAGCGCAGCGGTGAACGTGAACTACACCTTATTTGATGGCCTTGGAAGGTACTATAACTACAAAAGTTTTCAAGAACGCTCGGAGCAATCCGAGTTGGAGGTTAGGCAAACAATCGAGACCACCATTCTCCAATTGTTTACCGTGTACTACGAGGCGGCACGCCTCACCGAAAACACGAATACCTTGGAACAGGCCTTGGAGATTTCAAAGGATAGGCTCAAAAGGGCCCAATATCAATTTGAGTTTGGACAAAATACCGGGTTGGACGTACTGAATGCCGAAGTGGACATCAATACGGATAGCATCAATCTATTGAATTCCAGACAGCAGCTCCGAAATACGATGCGGGACCTGAATTTGATTCTGAACCGTGACCTTTCCGCCCAATTTGAAGCTGATACTACGGTTACCTTTGTTCCGGGACTTCAAATGGAAAATATGTACAACGAGGCCCAGATGAACAATGTGAGGCTCCAGATTGCCGAAAAGAACATCAATATGGGGCGATATGATATCAGGGTAGCGCGTAGTGGATTTTTACCTACCATCGGCCTGACCGGAACCTATGGTTGGAACGAATCCAACAACAATAGTCCATTGGCATTCGTACTACAGAATACATCAACTGGGGTCACTGGAGCCATAAACCTTACTTGGAACCTGTTTGACGGTGGTACGACCATTACGGGGATAAAAAACGCCAAGATAGCCTACCAAAATCAGGAGATTGCCAAAAAGCAAATCCAATTGGAGGTGGAACGCGATATACGAAACGCATGGGACAGTTATACCAATGCCCTATATGTGTTGGAAGTTCAAGAAAAAAACCTGCAGACCAACCAGAACAACTTTAAACGTACTGACGAGCGTTATAAATTGGGGCAGGTGACCTCCATTGAATTTAGGCAGGCCCAGTTGAACCTTTTGAACGCTGAATTGGCCAAGAGTCAGGCCAAATACAATGCGAAATTGGCCGAGCTTCAAATGCTTCAAGTGAGTGGTCAATTGCTGAATGTAGAATTTTAG
- a CDS encoding CPXCG motif-containing cysteine-rich protein produces the protein MFEHFFQCPYCWEEISFLLDTSIPEQTYVEDCEVCCNPIEATAQCRQQELVFFEARELGQ, from the coding sequence ATGTTCGAGCATTTTTTCCAATGTCCGTACTGTTGGGAAGAAATATCTTTTTTGCTCGATACTTCCATTCCCGAACAGACCTACGTAGAAGATTGCGAAGTATGCTGCAATCCCATAGAGGCTACAGCACAATGTAGGCAACAGGAACTGGTTTTCTTCGAGGCGAGGGAATTGGGCCAGTAA
- a CDS encoding MFS transporter: protein MKNTTQPTNKKALLSLAIGGFGIGLTEFVIMGILPNIADSLDISIPKAGHFIAIYALGVVIGGPFMARITTHLNPKKTLLFLMLWFTVFNTLSAFSGNYWVMMLFRFLSGMPHGAFFGIGAVVSGYLARPGKAAQAMAVMFSGLTVANILGVPLGTYIGQEIHWSYSFILVGFAGIATLSSLYFWMPKENLESIDDTEGANPSPGLKNKKLWALIALTTIGSGGFFAWYSYIAPLVISVTILPESYVGYVMIVAGCGMFLGNFLGARMVEIFNPVRSVVISMLSMTTVLILNSILAEYTIAVFVLSFIVGVITFSITAPIQIAIIRAAKGAEKLGSSMNQSAFNMGNASGAYFGGLPMVFGLGVNYSSVVGGCLAFIGACIGISILYTQKRKA from the coding sequence TTGAAGAACACTACGCAACCCACCAACAAAAAAGCCCTGTTATCACTTGCTATCGGTGGCTTTGGCATAGGCCTTACCGAGTTCGTTATTATGGGGATTCTACCCAATATTGCCGATTCCTTGGACATATCCATCCCCAAAGCAGGTCATTTTATCGCTATCTATGCCCTTGGAGTGGTGATTGGGGGACCGTTCATGGCACGGATCACCACCCATTTAAATCCGAAAAAGACATTGTTGTTCTTGATGCTATGGTTCACCGTGTTCAATACCTTATCGGCCTTCTCGGGCAACTATTGGGTAATGATGCTGTTCCGATTTTTATCGGGCATGCCCCATGGGGCGTTTTTTGGTATTGGTGCCGTGGTGTCGGGCTATTTGGCAAGGCCCGGAAAGGCGGCCCAAGCAATGGCCGTAATGTTCTCGGGCTTGACGGTTGCCAATATTTTAGGTGTGCCATTGGGCACCTATATCGGCCAAGAAATCCATTGGAGCTACTCCTTTATATTGGTAGGATTTGCTGGAATCGCCACCTTATCCAGTCTTTATTTTTGGATGCCCAAAGAGAATCTGGAAAGTATTGATGATACTGAAGGCGCAAATCCCTCTCCCGGGTTGAAAAACAAAAAATTATGGGCACTTATCGCATTGACCACCATAGGGTCGGGAGGTTTCTTTGCCTGGTACAGTTACATTGCCCCGCTGGTTATTTCGGTGACCATATTGCCCGAATCCTACGTAGGGTATGTCATGATTGTAGCGGGCTGTGGTATGTTCTTGGGCAATTTTTTGGGCGCACGCATGGTAGAAATCTTTAATCCGGTCAGGTCGGTGGTCATCAGTATGCTTTCCATGACGACCGTACTGATACTGAATTCCATTCTCGCGGAATATACCATTGCTGTATTTGTGCTGAGCTTTATTGTTGGCGTGATTACCTTTTCGATAACCGCACCCATTCAAATTGCTATTATCCGGGCGGCCAAAGGTGCCGAAAAACTGGGTTCCTCGATGAACCAAAGTGCCTTTAATATGGGCAATGCTTCCGGAGCCTATTTTGGAGGGTTGCCCATGGTTTTTGGCTTAGGGGTGAATTACTCCAGTGTGGTAGGAGGTTGTTTGGCGTTTATAGGGGCCTGTATCGGAATCTCGATACTCTACACACAAAAAAGAAAAGCTTAG
- a CDS encoding peroxiredoxin-like family protein: MNTEKKSYQENLKDLRDNLGNMLPKEALAIFDNDAESLQVNHNSILKLQEGEKAPDFSLTNAKDKTVRLSELLKKEKVVLTFYRGSWCPYCNLQLSHYQKSLDEIHDLGAELVAISSQTPDESLNVKEKNELNFEVLSDNGNMVARQYTTVFKNADAPVNTMTELGFDFDAHYSDDSRELPIPAVFVIEKDSTVSFAKSLGGDYRNRVEASEIINHLKNVSK; the protein is encoded by the coding sequence ATGAACACAGAAAAAAAATCCTATCAAGAAAACTTAAAAGACTTGCGAGATAATTTAGGAAATATGCTTCCAAAAGAGGCACTCGCAATATTTGACAACGATGCAGAAAGTCTTCAAGTAAACCACAATTCCATTCTGAAATTGCAAGAGGGCGAGAAAGCACCCGATTTTTCTCTTACAAATGCCAAAGACAAAACCGTAAGACTTTCAGAGTTGCTAAAAAAAGAAAAAGTCGTCCTTACCTTCTACAGAGGCTCGTGGTGTCCTTACTGCAATTTGCAATTATCACATTATCAAAAGTCGTTGGACGAGATTCACGATTTAGGAGCAGAATTAGTTGCAATATCGTCACAAACGCCAGATGAATCTCTAAACGTAAAAGAAAAAAATGAACTCAACTTTGAGGTTTTGAGCGACAATGGTAATATGGTGGCAAGACAATATACAACCGTATTCAAAAATGCCGATGCACCAGTAAATACCATGACTGAACTCGGGTTTGATTTTGACGCTCACTATTCGGACGATTCAAGAGAATTGCCAATACCTGCGGTATTCGTCATCGAAAAGGATTCAACCGTTTCTTTCGCAAAATCATTAGGTGGCGATTACAGAAACCGTGTTGAGGCTTCTGAAATAATTAACCATTTAAAAAATGTGTCAAAATGA
- a CDS encoding oxidoreductase, whose translation MKSKIWLITGISSGLGKALAKSVIEKGDFVIGTFRKQSQVDEFNEKYSNRAFSVLLDIIDEQSIERNVEKLISKFERIDVLVNNAGVGFVGAIEETSMGEARKVFEANFFGTLKLTQTILSHMRNEKNGHIIQISSHGGIKAFAGFGIYNASKFALEGFSEALSQEVEPLGIKVLIVEPGPFRTNFAGNRLGEAEKVIDDYSNTAGAFRTKLKGVDGKQEGHPVKASKAIIDLVYSENPTLRLPLGKVPLMTIGMKLDSVKSDLENNREIAEQAVYE comes from the coding sequence ATGAAAAGCAAGATTTGGTTAATCACAGGTATATCGAGCGGTTTGGGTAAAGCACTTGCCAAATCCGTAATTGAAAAAGGCGACTTCGTCATCGGCACGTTTCGCAAGCAATCCCAAGTTGACGAATTCAACGAGAAATATTCCAATAGAGCGTTTTCAGTACTTTTAGACATTATCGATGAACAAAGTATCGAAAGAAATGTAGAAAAATTAATCTCGAAATTCGAAAGAATTGACGTTTTGGTCAATAATGCTGGTGTTGGATTTGTAGGTGCAATTGAAGAAACGTCAATGGGAGAAGCCCGAAAGGTTTTTGAAGCAAATTTTTTCGGAACGTTGAAATTGACACAGACAATTCTTTCGCATATGCGAAATGAGAAAAACGGACACATAATACAGATTTCGTCACATGGTGGAATTAAGGCGTTTGCAGGTTTCGGAATTTACAACGCGAGTAAATTTGCATTGGAAGGTTTTAGCGAAGCTTTGTCACAAGAAGTGGAGCCCCTTGGAATAAAGGTTTTGATAGTTGAACCAGGACCATTCAGAACAAATTTTGCTGGAAACAGACTTGGAGAAGCCGAAAAAGTAATTGATGATTATTCGAATACGGCAGGAGCGTTTAGAACCAAACTGAAAGGAGTTGATGGAAAACAAGAAGGACATCCTGTAAAAGCGTCAAAAGCAATTATTGACTTGGTTTATTCTGAAAACCCCACACTTAGGTTACCTCTTGGAAAGGTTCCACTTATGACAATCGGAATGAAATTGGACAGCGTTAAATCGGATTTAGAAAATAACCGAGAAATTGCTGAACAAGCTGTGTACGAATAA